The following are encoded together in the Gasterosteus aculeatus chromosome 7, fGasAcu3.hap1.1, whole genome shotgun sequence genome:
- the LOC120821290 gene encoding olfactory receptor 1E16-like: protein MNLFNSALGKNITFVRPAYFIISGFSGIINNKYYYVFLCFVYIVSVLGNTVVIVVIYLDHNLRTPKYVAVFNLAFVDLLGSSALVPKLLDIFLFNHRYISYNNCLTFLFFSFTFLSMQVFNLVALSYDRLIAIMHPLHYQVKVTHGFMLSLIASFWLLAIIAILVAVGLLTRLSFCRSIVINSYFCDHGQIYRLACNDNTPSYILAKFLIALFFMFPLLFIVLSYVCIGYALSKVATSQERYKAFKTCTAHLSLVTIHFIPLLVTFTMSSGIHPNTRIINLSLASVFPPMLNPIIYVLQTQEIKVTVKKLFKVKS, encoded by the coding sequence ATGAATTTATTCAACTCTGCTCTCGGGAAAAACATCACTTTTGTGCGTCCTGCTTATTTCATAATAAGCGGTTTCTCTGGCATAATTAATAACAAGTATTACTATGtcttcctctgttttgtttatattgtttcaGTGCTTGGAAATACAGTTGTTATTGTGGTAATATACTTGGATCATAATCTGAGAACTCCTAAATATGTTGCAGTTTTTAATTTAGCATTTGTAGACTTGTTGGGTAGCTCTGCTCTGGTGCCGAAGCTACTTGACATCTTTCTGTTTAACCATCGCTACATCTCCTACAACAACTGCttgactttcctttttttcagctTCACCTTCCTTTCCATGCAGGTTTTTAATCTGGTTGCACTCTCCTATGACAGATTAATTGCCATCATGCACCCTCTGCATTATCAAGTGAAGGTGACACACGGGTTCATGCTTTCTTTGATTGCCTCTTTCTGGCTGCTTGCTATAATTGCTATTCTCGTTGCAGTTGGTCTTCTTACCAGACTTTCCTTCTGCAGGTCTATTGTCATCAACAGTTACTTCTGTGACCATGGCCAGATATACAGGCTGGCCTGCAATGACAACACACCCAGCTATATCCTTGCTAAGTTTTTAATAGCTCTATTTTTTATGTTTCCACTCTTATTCATTGTGTTAAGTTATGTATGTATTGGTTATGCTTTGTCTAAAGTGGCCACGTCTCAGGAAAGATACAAGGCCTTTAAAACCTGCACAGCTCATCTCTCACTAGTGACAATCCATTTCATCCCATTGTTAGTAACATTTACTATGAGTTCAGGAATACATCCAAATACCAGGATCATTAACCTTTCTCTGGCCtctgtttttccccccatgCTAAACCCAATAATTTATGTTCTGCAGACACAAGAAATCAAAGTAACAgtgaaaaagctttttaaagtcAAGAGTTAA
- the LOC120822665 gene encoding olfactory receptor 1F1-like yields the protein MNLFNSALGENITFVRPAYFVISGLSGIEGMKHYFVFLCFVYIVSVLGNTTVMAVIYLDHNLRTPKYIAVFNLAFVDLLGSSTLVPKLLDIFLFNHRYISYNNCLTFFFFSYTFLCMQSFNLLALSYDRLIAIIHPLHYQVKVTHRFMLSLIAFFWVFANTLNFVAVGLLTRLSFCRSVAINSYFCDHGQIYRLACNDNFPNYVISCLFPVLIFWLPFIFILLSYLYIGCTLAKVATVQEGLKAFRTCTAHLSLVAIYFIPVLITFTLMEKINPNARIMNLSLTSILPPTLNPIIYVLQTQEIKKSVKKLLKIRRKSKMIKKCTPNMTHSL from the coding sequence ATGAACTTATTCAACTCAGCACTCGGGGAAAACATCACGTTTGTGCGTCCTGCATATTTTGTAATAAGTGGTTTATCCGGTATTGAGGGGATGAAACATtactttgtctttctctgttttgtttatattgtttctGTGCTGGGAAACACAACTGTGATGGCAGTAATATACTTGGATCATAATCTGAGAACTCCTAAAtatattgcagtttttaatTTAGCATTTGTGGACTTGTTGGGTAGCTCTACTCTGGTGCCGAAGCTTCTTGACATCTTTCTGTTTAACCATCGCTACATCTCCTACAACAATTgcttgactttcttttttttcagctaCACTTTCCTTTGCATGCAGTCATTTAATCTGCTTGCACTCTCCTATGACAGATTAATTGCCATCATCCACCCTCTGCACTATCAAGTGAAGGTGACTCACAGGTTCATGCTGTCTTTGATTGCCTTTTTCTGGGTCTTTGCAAATACTCTTAATTTTGTTGCAGTTGGTCTTCTTACCAGACTTTCCTTCTGCAGGTCTGTGGCTATTAACAGTTATTTCTGTGACCATGGTCAGATATACAGGCTGGCCTGCAATGACAATTTCCCTAACTATGTTATTAGTTGTCTGTTCCCTGTTCTTATTTTTTGGCttccattcatttttattttgttaagttaTCTATATATTGGCTGTACTTTGGCTAAAGTGGCAACTGTTCAGGAAGGTCTGAAAGCTTTTAGAACATGCACAGCTCATCTCTCATTGGTGGCAATATATTTCATTCCAGTGTTAATCACATTTACTCTGATGGAAAAAATCAATCCAAATGCCAGGATCATGAACTTGTCTTTGACTTCTATTCTTCCTCCCACGTTGAACCCAATCATTTATGTCCTGCAGACACAAGAAATcaaaaaatctgttaaaaagtTATTGAAAATCAGAAGAAAATCCAAAATGATAAAGAAATGCACCCCTAACATGACTCATTCGCTgtaa
- the LOC120822886 gene encoding olfactory receptor 1f45-like, whose translation MNLFNSALGKNITFVRPAYFIISGFSGIPNIDYYYVFLCFVYIVSVLGNTVVMAVIYLDHNLRTPKYIAVFNLAFVDLLGSSALVPKLLDIFLFNHRYISYNDCLTFLFFCYTCLSMQVFNLVALSYDRLIAIMHPLHYQVKVTHRFMLSLIASFWLFAIISILVLVGLLTRLSFCRSVVINSYFCDHGQMYRLACNDNTPSLVLARFLTVLVLWFPLVFIVLSYVCIGYALSKVATAQERYKAFKTCTAHLSLVAIYFIPILITFTAGSGIHTNGRIINLSLTSVFPPMLNPIIYVLQTKEIKVSVKKMLKVRIESKVKVRKVIIKCHPFFILWALC comes from the coding sequence ATGAATTTATTCAACTCTGCTCTCGGGAAAAACATCACTTTTGTGCGTCCTGCTTATTTCATAATAAGCGGTTTCTCTGGCATACCTAATATCGACTATTACTATGtcttcctctgttttgtttatattgtttcaGTGCTTGGAAATACAGTTGTGATGGCAGTAATATACTTGGATCATAATCTGAGAACTCCTAAAtatattgcagtttttaatTTAGCATTTGTGGACTTGTTGGGTAGCTCTGCTCTGGTGCCGAAGCTACTTGACATCTTTCTGTTTAACCATCGCTACATCTCCTACAACGACTGCttgactttcctttttttctgctaCACCTGCCTTTCCATGCAGGTTTTTAATCTGGTTGCACTCTCCTATGACAGATTAATTGCTATCATGCACCCTCTGCACTATCAAGTGAAGGTGACCCACAGGTTCATGCTGTCTTTGATTGCCTCTTTCTGGCTGTTTGCTATAATTTCAATTCTCGTTTTAGTTGGTCTTCTTACCAGACTTTCCTTCTGCAGGTCTGTGGTTATTAACAGTTATTTCTGTGACCATGGCCAGATGTACAGGCTGGCCTGCAATGACAACACACCCAGCCTTGTCCTGGCTAGGTTCTTAACAGTTTTAGTTCTCTGGTTTCCACTTGTATTCATCGTGTTAAGTTATGTATGTATTGGTTATGCTTTGTCTAAAGTGGCCACAGCTCAGGAAAGATACAAGGCCTTTAAAACTTGCACAGCTCATCTCTCCCTAGTGGCAATCTATTTCATCCCCATATTAATCACATTTACTGCAGGTTCAGGAATACATACAAATGGCAGGATCATAAACCTTTCTCTGACCtctgtttttccccccatgCTAAACCCAATCATTTATGTTCTGCAGACAAAAGAAATCAAAGTATCagtgaaaaaaatgttaaaagtcaGAATTGAATCCAAAGTGAAGGTGAGGAAAGTTATCATCAAATGCCACCCTTTTTTTATACTTTGGGCTTTGTGTTGA